The Cryptococcus neoformans var. neoformans B-3501A chromosome 7, whole genome shotgun sequence genome window below encodes:
- a CDS encoding hypothetical protein (HMMPfam hit to CHD5, CHD5-like protein, score: 43.6, E(): 5.4e-10) has product MINLALVIFLCTLLNQIVSWVGKSVLQEIAFTAYSWVFLSGTAAKQRKLRKQVLEDKAELGRTSSQDEFAKWAKLRRKLDKGLADLEKTNNTLSSSRSSFSKKFSTLLWLMTTGAQFLLSWWFRKQPIFWLPEGWVPYPVAWLLSFPSAPIGSVSSGAWGAICRRVLSTLQEIIQSVLAPSPAATGPVPTGPSSAKNDQPEAKIEALALEHEKLD; this is encoded by the exons ATGATAAACTTGGCATTGGTTATATTCCTCTGTACCCTTCTCAACCAGATTGTATCATGGGTTGGGAAATCCGTGCTCCAAGAGATC GCTTTTACGGCGTATTCCTGGGTATTCCTTTCGGGTACTGCCGCAAAACAAAGAAAACTGCGTAAGCAAGTTCTTGAAGATAAGGCGGAATTGGGTAGGACAAGCTCTCAAGATGAGTTTGCCAAATGGGCCAAATTGAGGAGAAAGCTCGACAAGGGCTTGGCCGATCTTGAGAAGACCA ACAACAccctctcttcatctcgctCCTCATTCTCGAAGAAATTCAGCACCCTTCTTTGGCTTATGACAACTGGGGCCCAATTCCTTCTCTCATGGTGGTTCCGCAAGCAACCCATCTTCTGGCTTCCCGAAGGATGGGTACCTTACCCTGTTGCGTGGCTCCTCAGTTTCCCTAGTGCTCCTATTG GCTCTGTAAGCTCTGGTGCCTGGGGTGCTATCTGTAGGCGTGTCTTGAGCACCTTGCAAGAAATCATACAAAGTGTATTggctccttctcctgcgG CCACAGGGCCTGTTCCCACAggcccttcttctgctaAGAATGACCAACCAGAAGCTAAAATTGAAGCCTTGGCATTAGAGCATGAAAAACTGGATTAG